The window CGGGAAGAACAGGAACGCCTGGTACTTCGCCACCCAGCGCAGGAACCCGCGCTTCTGCGAGCTCTGCGCCTTGCTGAACGCGAGCGCGGCGATGTCGACGTCCGGGTCCTCGTCCTCGTTGTTGGGGTTCGCGTGGTGCCGCGCGTGCGTGCCGACCCACCAGCCGTAGCTCAGCCCGGTCAGTCCACCGTGGACGAACCCGGTGGCGTCGTTCGCCCGGCGGCTGCGGAAGATCTGCTTGTGCCCGGCGTCGTGGCCGATGAACGACAGCTGCGCGAACATCATCGCGAAGAACGCCGCGAGGAACAGCTGCCACCACGAGTCGCCGAGGTAGGCGAAGGCGACCCAGCCGCCGCCGAACGCAGCGAGGTTGAGGCCGATCCGGATTGCGTAGTACCGGCGTCGCCGTCGGAGGAGTCCCGCGTCCTTGACGAGGCGGGACAGCTCGGCGAAGTCACTGCCGGCTGTGGCGGGGGTATCTGGAACCTGGGTGGAGGTCATCGGCGTCACCGCTCTGGCTAAGTCGTAAAGGCTTGTCCAGCAACGGTTTCCGGCCCCGACGGGGTCCGGGTCCGGTCCGGGAAAGGGCACTGGGGCCTGGTCGCGGTAGGCACCGCGTCCTGTCCCCAGCCTCCCATCCCGCCGCCGTCATGGCAATTCCCCACGGCCTGCCGAAGAGGTGTACAGTCAGCCACATCGGGATGAAAGGTGACTTACCACACACCCGAAACTTTCCGGTCGGGCAGCTCCGACCGGGGGACAGGAGCCGAGTCCGGGTCCGGAACCCGCTCGTAGGCAACCATGTCGGCCGTTCGGCCGGCGAGCAGCCGCCCGTAGTCGCGCAGAGCGACGCCCGAGGCGCCCAATGGGGTTGCTACAGCTTGTTTCTTCCGGCGCGACTCCGGTCATCAGGTGGCTCGTCGGCGAGCCGGACTTCCGCGTCACCGCGCTCCGGCACGCCGACGAACCGCCACCTTCACGAAAGCCCCCAGGACGAAAGCAGTCCGAAGAGCCGTTCGCGTTCGGCTCCCGTCAGCAGCCGGCTCGGCGGCCGGACGTCCGGACGGCACAGGCCGAGCTGCCCCAGCGCGTCCTTGACGACGCTGACGTTGTTGGCGTTCCCGTTCGCGGCGCGCAGCTCCTCGAACGGCCGGATCCGCTCCCAGACCGTCATCGCGGCCGGATAGTCCCCTGTGGACAGTGCGTGGAACATCTCCAGTGAGATCGCCGGGTCGACGTTCACCAGGCCCGACGTGAAGCCCGTGGCGCCGACGGCGAAGTACCCGGGCGCCGAGAGCTCGGCCAGGCCGGCGATCCACACGAACCGTTCGAAGCCCGCGTCGCGCGCGACCGACCCGAACCGCACCGGGTCCGGCACGGCGTACTTCACGCCGATGACGTTCGGCGCCGCCTCGCCGAGGGCGTGCAGCTGCTCGCCGCCGATCGCCGGGTTGCGGACGTAGAGGACGACGCCCAGTTCGGGTACCGAGGCGGCGATCGCGGCGTGGTAGTCGACCCAGCCTTCGCCGGAGACGTACGGGTGCACCGGCTGGTGGATCATGATCATGTCGGCCCCGGCGTCGCGCGCGTGCGCGGCGGCCCGCGTGGCCGACGCGACGTCGTGGCCGATCCCGGCGAGCACGCTCGCCCGGCCGGCCACGGCCTCGACGGTGACCTCCAGGCACTGCCGCGCTTCGGCGGCGTCCAGCGCGTAGAACTCGCCGGTGTTCCCGTTCGGCGTCACGACTTCGATGCCACCGGTGATCAGGCGGTCGACGAGTTTCGCGTACGTCTGGCCGTCGACGGCGCCTTCGGCGTCGAACGGCGTGACCGGGATGGCCACCACCCCGGAAAGCCGCCGCCTCTGCTGCTCGAACGTCATCGGGCCCCCTTCGGATCGCCGGTCTCTGTGGTGCTTTCGCCGGGAAGCCCGAAGGCGATCCGGTCGATGAAATCGGTGATGTGCCTGCGAAGCAGGTGCTCGGCCTGCCGGGCGTTCCCGCTCTCGGCGGCCGTCAGGATCGCCCGGTGCTCGCCCGCTTCGCCCTGCCACGTCGGGCTGATGCCCCAGCCGGTGACGGTGATCAGCGCGGCCTGGTCGCGCAGCCCGTCGAGGATTTCGACCAGCAGCGGGTTCCCGCAGCCGGAGTAGAGCGCGCGGTGGAACAGCCGGTTGGTCAAGCTGGCCTTCGCGCGGTCGGCGGCCGCCCTGCCGGTGCCGACCTCGGCCAGGACCTGGCGCGCCGGCTCGAAATCCGCCCCGCGCTCGACAGCGCGTCGGACGGCTTCGGGCTCGAGAAGCGCGCGCAGGTCGTACACCGCGTACGCGCTCTCCGCGTCCATGACCCGGACCGCGGCCCCCTTGTACGTGCTCATCGTGACCAAACCGGAACCGGCCAGGATCCGCAGCGCTTCGCGCACCGGCGTCTTCGACACCCCGAGCAGGGCGCCCACCTCGGTCTCGACGAGCGTTTCGCCCGGCCCGAACTCCCCGCTCAAGATCGCGTCCTTGATCGCGTCGCGCACGAAATCCGTGCGCGAGACGGGCGGCGGCGGCCTCCGGGCCGAAGAAGTGCTCGCCACTGGCATGTCCGATCTGATATACGATGCGACATACAACATTATCATGGACCCAGGGAGCAGCCATGCAGCGTCGCACCGGCTTCCGATTCCGACGAGTGCTCCTGGCGACCGGCCTCGCCGCCGGGCTGGCGGCCTGTGGCGCGCCCGGCGGTGACGGCGGCCAGGCGGCGGCCCCGTCGGCCGTGCCGGACAAGCCGAGCAAGCCCGTCACCCTGAACATCCTCGACATCGCCGGCAACCTCCAGCTCACCAAGCAGATGATCGAGAACTTCAAGGCCGCGCACCCCGAAGTGCTCTCGAAGGTCACGTACTCGACCGCGCCCGCGCCGAGCATGGCGGGCAAGCTGAAGGCCGAGCAGGACGGCGGCGTCGCCCAGACGCACCTGGTCCTCAGCGGCACCGACGGCCTGTCCGCCGGCATCGCGAACGGCACGCTCGCGAAGGTCCTCCCGGACTTTTCGAGCCGGTTCCCGAACCTGATGCAGAACTACCTCGAGCCCGCGGCCAAGATGCAGGAGCTCGCCAACGGCTACGGCGTCGAGGTCGTCTACTACCCGTCCGGTCCGTTGCTGGAGTTCAACCCGGGAGCGGTCCCGGCGGCGCCGGCGTCCCCGCAGGAACTGCTCGACTGGGCGAAGGCGCACCCGGAGAAGTTCCAGTACGCGCAACCGTCGAACTCGG of the Amycolatopsis sp. NBC_01488 genome contains:
- a CDS encoding dihydrodipicolinate synthase family protein, whose protein sequence is MTFEQQRRRLSGVVAIPVTPFDAEGAVDGQTYAKLVDRLITGGIEVVTPNGNTGEFYALDAAEARQCLEVTVEAVAGRASVLAGIGHDVASATRAAAHARDAGADMIMIHQPVHPYVSGEGWVDYHAAIAASVPELGVVLYVRNPAIGGEQLHALGEAAPNVIGVKYAVPDPVRFGSVARDAGFERFVWIAGLAELSAPGYFAVGATGFTSGLVNVDPAISLEMFHALSTGDYPAAMTVWERIRPFEELRAANGNANNVSVVKDALGQLGLCRPDVRPPSRLLTGAERERLFGLLSSWGLS
- a CDS encoding GntR family transcriptional regulator; protein product: MASTSSARRPPPPVSRTDFVRDAIKDAILSGEFGPGETLVETEVGALLGVSKTPVREALRILAGSGLVTMSTYKGAAVRVMDAESAYAVYDLRALLEPEAVRRAVERGADFEPARQVLAEVGTGRAAADRAKASLTNRLFHRALYSGCGNPLLVEILDGLRDQAALITVTGWGISPTWQGEAGEHRAILTAAESGNARQAEHLLRRHITDFIDRIAFGLPGESTTETGDPKGAR
- a CDS encoding extracellular solute-binding protein, producing the protein MQRRTGFRFRRVLLATGLAAGLAACGAPGGDGGQAAAPSAVPDKPSKPVTLNILDIAGNLQLTKQMIENFKAAHPEVLSKVTYSTAPAPSMAGKLKAEQDGGVAQTHLVLSGTDGLSAGIANGTLAKVLPDFSSRFPNLMQNYLEPAAKMQELANGYGVEVVYYPSGPLLEFNPGAVPAAPASPQELLDWAKAHPEKFQYAQPSNSGPGRTFLMGLPYLLGDKDPKDPDKGWDKTWAYLQELGKYVKYYPSGTTETMKNLASGSVDMIMSTTGWDINPRKLGTVPNTVKTAIMQPMHWVTDAQYALIPKGLSPDQESAILQLIAWMLKPDQQAIAYDDGYFYPGPAVKDVTLQMAPQKSQDTIKQFGRPEYEQWIAQYPKETSLPAEQQVKAFDKWNQLVGGSKVGKK